The following nucleotide sequence is from Gymnodinialimonas sp. 202GB13-11.
ACAATAGCTTTCGCCGCGTGCCTGATCGCGTCACTGGCCTTGCGCCTTGTCGGGGCGACGGATCCGGCGACGAGCGCCGCATCGTTAACCATTTTCGTCATCTTCATGTTCGCCGACCCGGTTGGGGCTTGGCGCGGTGTGCGGGATTGGTCGACATTTCGGGTGCGCCTCGGGGCGGGCGGTATTGTCGCGCTGTTGCTGTCGACTGTGTTCAACCTGGCGACCGAGCACAGCGCGGGCATTGTGGCCTCGGTCGGGCGCGAAGGCTTTGGCGGCGTGTCGCTGACCATGATCCTTGCGATGCTTATCGTTCCCATAGTTACCTTCGGTCCTGTCATCGAACGCATTCTGTCGGGCAAGGGTCCGAATGGAGAGCGGTTGACTTGGGATAGCTTTCAGATCGGTTTGACCTTCCCTCTCTACGTCAGCCTGCACTTCGGCTTGATGGGCGTGATCGCTGTGGCCCTTTGGACCTTGGGTGTGCCTTGGGTGGCTGGTGTCCTGACGCTGACGGCTGGCGCGCTTGTGGCCGTCGGGGATGCATGGACCGCTGCGCCGGAAGACAGATTGCCGAGCTGGCAGCCGAAAGTGGCTGGTCTGGCGGAGATCGAGACCGCAGAGACGGCTTGGGGCGCGTTTCGCCAGGCGATCCGTGGGGCCTTCCCCTCGGCTCTGTTCCTCGCAGGATTGACCTTCACCACGGTGGCTTTGGCGGTCTCCGTCGGGCAGGCGACGAGCGGCAGCGCAGACAGCTTGAACGGTGTCTTCATGCACCTGGCGTCCATTGCAGGCGTGATCGTGGCGGTCCTGATGGGATTGTCGGCCTTCGCCATGGCCCTGGCCTCTGCGATGGCATCGATCCTGGCGCATCGCAACGGGCTGGATGCGGCGCAGAGCGAGCAGATGATCAAGGAAAGCCTTGGGCGCTTGTTCGTGGGGGGCACCGCGTTTGTGCGCCCCGCGGCTACGTCGGCGGCCACCTCTGTTTGAGGACGCCGCTTCGGCTCGCACAACCGATGCTTCAGGGCGTAACGCTGCGGGCGACTCGGTAACTGCAACCCCAGCCCTGACCTTGCCCGGTGACAAACAGCCCCCTGCGGTAAGCGACAGCTGAATTCCCTGGCAGCTTCCGAGGGGCTGGCGTTGCGTGCCCCCTCATCAGAAACTTGGCGCTTGTGATCGCAAGGACAAACAGCAATCCTGCCCGCTAATGGGGCGTGCAGGGTGCGGGGATGGCACAAGGCTTATCGAGAGAGTCCAAGCAAGGTCTGACGATTGTCAGCCCTGCGCTGATCTTTGCGCTTTTGCTATTGGCGGTGCCGCTTCTGACGATCATCGCGTTCAGCTTCTGGACTCAGAACTTTCTTGAGATTGACCGGACCTTCACGCTTGAGAATTATACGGAGGCACTGACCGATCCGCTCTATCGCGCCTTGATGATGCGATCATTGCGGATTGCGGCCTCCGTCACGGCGGTGACCGTGATCCTTGCCTTTCCGATTGCCTATTTCATCAGCTTTCATGTGCGACCCGAGAAGAAGGCGCTGTGGTTGTTCCTGATCACCATTCCGTTCTGGACGAGCTATTTAATCCGGATTTTCCTGTGGCGCGTGATCCTCGCCTATGACGGTCCGATCAACGGGACATTGCTGGAACTGGGCGTAATCGAAGAGCCGCTTTCGTGGATCCTCTACAACGCCAACGCAGTCGTCATCACGCTGGCCCACGCCTTCGCACCCTTTGCGATCCTGCCGATTTTCGTGAGTCTGGAGAAGATTGACCGCTCGCTTCTGGAGGCAGCGAAGGATCTGGGCGAGGGGGCGGTGATGACGTTTTTCCGTGTCACCTTGCCACTAGCTATGCCCGGAGTGCTGGCCGCAGTTCTGATCGTGTTCATCCCGACAGTCGGCGATTACGTGACGCCGCGATTGGTGGGCGGATCAGGCGGGACGATGATCGCCAACATGATCTACGTGCAAATTTTCGACCTGTCGAACCGGCCCATGGGGGCGACTTTGGCGGTGGTTGCGATGCTGACGGTGACGATCACCTTAGCCTGGGCAATCCTACATGTGCGGTTCTGGGTGCATCTGAACGACCGCGTGGGTGGCGGTTTGGCCGGACTGGCGTTGGCGGGTGCGGCTGCAACGGTGGATATCGGCATCCTGTGGTGGCTTTGGAACAACGGCGCAGATTGGTTCGGACCGGCAGGCGTTTTGGGTGTGATGGCGGCGATCATGGCGGGGGGCGCGATTGCAATTGCCGTCTTCCTGCCGAAGGGAAGGTGGGGGATATGAGGATCCGGCCCCTTGGCATCTTTGCAGTGCTGTATCTTGTGTTCCTTTATGCGCCGATCGTGCTGCTGCCGATTTTCGCGTTCAACGATGGCACGGTCATCGCTTTCCCGCTGCGCGGCTTCACCTGGGGCTGGTTCGCGGAGCTGGCCAACATACCGGCGCTGCACGAAGCGACGTTGAATTCATTGATCATCGCCAGTTCGGTGGCGGTTCTGGCGACCTGTCTGGGCATGTTCGCAGCGCGCGCGGCAACACGCTACAACTTTCCCCTGAAGGGCGGGATCATGGGTTTTATCATGCTGCCACTTGTGCTGCCTGAGGTGATCGTGGCGATCTCGCTTTTGGTGGTGCTGATGCAGTTGGGGCTGGAGACGTCGATTTTCACGATCATTCTGGGCCATACGCTGCTCTGCATGCCCTTTGCTATTGCGATTTTGCAGGGGAGTTTTGCGGGCTTGGACCAGTCGCTGGAGGAAGCGGCGGTTGATCTGGGCGAGACGCGGGCCGGGGCCTTCCGGTTGGTGATCCTGCCGCTGGTTGTGCCCGGGATCATCGCGTCGCTGCTAATCTGTTTCATCATCAGTCTCGACGAATTCATCATCGCCTTCTTCCTGTCGGGCAATGAGCCGACTTTGCCGGTGTATCTCTGGGGCCAGTTGCGGTTCCCGGCGCGGCTGCCGGTTGTCATGGCGCTTGGCACAATCCTTGTGGCGCTGTCGATTGTGTTGCTGATCGTGGCGGATTTGTTCCGACGCAGGGGATTGCGGAAAATGGGCCAACAAGATGCGGGAGGGTTCTTGTGACTGAGCCTTTGATCAGCCTGAGCGGTGTGAACAAGTATTACGGCGACTACCATGCGCTGCGCGATATCTCGGCCGAGATCGGAGCGGGCGAGTTCTTCTCGCTGTTGGGGCCGTCGGGCTGTGGCAAGACCACGCTTCTGCGCGCCATTGCAGGGTTTGAGGAGATCTCGAACGGGACGATCACCTTATCGGGCAAGGATATGGCCGGAGTTCCGCCGAACCTGAGGCCCACGAACATGGTCTTCCAGAGCTACGCGATTTTCCCGCATCTGACGGTGGAACAGAATGTGGGTTTCGGGTTGCGCAAATCCGGCATGGCAGCGGGCGAGAAGACACGCGCGATTGGTGAGGCGCTGGAAATGGTGGGACTTGGCCATTTGGGCGGGCGCGCGGCCCATGCTCTGTCGGGCGGGCAGCGACAGAGGGTGGCTTTGGCGCGCGCGCTGATCCTGAAACCCAAGGTGCTTTTGCTGGACGAGCCTCTGTCTGCGTTGGACCGCAAGATGCGAGAAGATATGCAGGTCGAGCTGATGAAGTTGCAGCGCGAGGTGGGGATCACCTTTGTGCTGGTGACGCACGATCAGGAAGAGGCGCTGGTGATGTCGGACCGCATCGCTGTGATGTTCGAGGGTGAGATTGCGCAACTGGCCGACCCGGAGGATTTGTACCGACGACCTGCGACGAAGCGGGTGGCGAATTTCATTGGCGTCATGAACTTTCTGCCTGCGATGGCTGGGGATCGTTTGGACGTCGCAGGGCTGGGGACGGTTGATCTGGAGGGCGTCTTCAGTCCGCAAGGGGCAGTCGCGGGCGCCTGTTCCGTAGGCCTGCGCCCGGAGACTTTATCACTGCTTTACGAAGGTGAAACTGCACCGTCACGTGAGGCCCGAGGTGTGATCGACGAAGTCGTCTACTATGGTGACATGACCTATTACGACGTGCGGCTTGACGGATTGCAGACGCCCGTGCGCCTGTCGATGCGCAACATTGTGGGCCGCGATGTGCTCGATGTCGGCGCGCAGGCCCGTGTGGCCTGGGACCCGCGAGCGATGGTGGTTTTTCCCGACTAAACCCTTATGCCCGGTGTGCCCCCGCATCTGGCTCGGCCCTGCGGCCTCCGCCATTTAGGCATGGCGTATCAGGGACGGTCGTAAGCTGGGGATCAGGCGCGGCGGCGGATGTGGAAGGTTGTTGCACCGTCTGCTTCAGACGTTTCGAGCAGCGTGTGGCCCTGTTCGGCGCAGAAATGCGGGACGTCGACATGAGCGGCGGGGTCGGTAGCGCTAAGGAGGACCTCTGCGCCAGGCGCGATGGTGGCAAGGACTTTGCGCAGGCGCAGCACGGGCAAGGGACAGAGCAGGTCGCGCGCGTCGATGAGGATGGGATCGGCCATGGGTAGGGCAGGTAGCGCGGGTTGACGCTCACGTCTACGCGATTGTGCGGGTTTGGCAGGTGACGCCGCGCGGCGGGGCGTCTAAGGGTTGGGTTATGTTCGGAATAGATCTGTTTGATGCCTCGCTTTTGCCGGCAATGCTGGTGGCCCTCGCCGCGGGTGTGTTGAGCTTTCTCAGCCCCTGCGTTTTGCCCATCGTGCCGCCCTATCTGGCCTATATGGGCGGGATCACGATGACGGATATTCAGGATGAGGCCCGCGCGGCCCGGCGCAAGGCGTTGCTGCCGGCCTTGTTCTTTGTGATGGGGCTGTCGACGGTCTTTATCTTCCTTGGCTTCACGGCGTCGATCCTCGGGCAGTTTTTCCTGCAGAATCAGATCCTTCTGGCGCGTATTTCAGGTGCTGTTGTCATCATATTTGGTCTGCATTTCCTTGGCATCATCCGTATTCCGCTGCTCGATCGTGAGGCGCGGCTGGATGCGGGCGACAAGGGTGGATCGACCCTTGGCGCTTATGTGTTGGGGCTTGCATTTGCCTTCGGCTGGACTCCCTGCATCGGGCCGCAGCTTGGCGCGATCCTGTCGATTGCCGCAACCGAGGCGAGCGTTGAACGGGGTACAGCCTTGCTTGCGGTCTATGCCATTGGTCTTGGCCTGCCGTTCCTGTTGGCGGCGGCCTTCATCGACCGGGCGCAGGGTCTGATGGCGCGGATGAAGCGACATATGAAGCTGATCGAGCGGATAATGGGCGGGCTTCTTGTGGCGGTCGGCATTGCTTTGATGACCGGAGCATTCTCGGCCTTTGCATTCTGGCTGCTTGAGACCTTTCCGGCACTCGGCCAATTGGGCTGAATTGCCCTAGCGCCGCCATAATGGGCGGCTATGCTGCGCGTCATGACGCGCGTGGCTCGTAGACATGTCCTTTACATCCCCGGCTTTGACCCGGTGCCGCCGCGTGCTTATCGCGAACGCTATCGGCGTGAGGCGGCGCGGCAGGCGGAGATTTCCGGCTATGTGATCGAGAAGGGCGAGCCGCCGGAGGGCGCTCGGTTTGGCTGGCATGTTGATGCCCATGTTGAGGGGGCTGAAGTCGCCGTCGATCTGGAGGTGCTCTACTGGGCTGATATCGTGCGGGAACGGATGCAGGGGGGCATTGGTGCAACTTATCTGGCGCTGGTGCGTACGGCCTGGGCTTATATCGGATCGGGTGCACTGTGGCGGCTGATGCGGCTCAGGAAGGGGCCGGTGATAGCTGCGCTCTATCCGGTTGCTGTGCTATTGGGACAAGGGCTTGTTGCGCTGGCGATTGCGGGCCTCGTCGCTTGGTGTTTCTATCGTGGCGCGCATGGGCTGATGTCTCTGATTGGTGCGGACCAATTGGCCGACCCGTTTGATGCTTTTCGCCCACTTGCCGCTTTGGCTGGATTTGGGACCGGATATCTCTTCCTGCGTTGGTGCGCGAAACGGGATCACCTCTACGCGTGGTATCTGATGAAGGATTATGCGTTTTCCTCATCGCTAAAGGGGGCGTATCCGCCCGAGCAGGAAGCGCGGATGGAGGCCTTTGCGGATCGTATTGCCGAAGTGTTGCGCTCGGATGTGGATGAGGTCTTGGTCGTTGGCCATTCCTCTGGTGCCTATATCGCCGTTTCAGTCTTGGCGGACCTGATCCGGGCGGGGCGGGTTCCAGACGATGGCCCCGTGCTGTCATTGCTGACCCTTGGCCATGTTGTCCCCATGGTGTCGTTCCTTCCAAAAGCCGGGCGGTTGCGGGCGGATCTCGCCTTCATGGGCTCCGCCGATGTCCCGTGGGTGGATGTCACGGCCCCGGGTGATGGCTGTGCCTTTGCGCTCTGTGATCCGGTGGCGGTGTCGGGTGTTGCGGGAGAGTGCAAACGGTGGCCTTTGGTGATTTCAGCCGCCTTCACGCAGACGCTATCGGAGGCAGAGCAGGCGCGATTGAAATGGAAATTGTTCGAGTTGCACTTTCAGTATCTGAACGCCTTTGACCGCTTACCTGATGGCGCGGATGCCTATGACTATTTCCGTGTGACGGCGGGGCCTTTGACGCTGCGGGACCGGTTTGGCGAACGCGCGCCGTCGAAGTCTCGGCTGGAAGCGCCGGTCAACAAATTCACGGATATGGCGGCGTGAGCGATCTTCCCCCGAAACCACCTGCGCGTGCTGAGAAGGTCTCGCTCTGGCGCTATATGCGGCTGTTCCGCGAAGACATTCTGTCGGCGCAGCCCGCGCGGCTCTATCGCGCGTGGATGGCGGAGTTTCGCACGCCGTTTTTCCGGTCTTACTTGATCAATCAGCCCTCGTTGGTGGATGAGGTTCTGAAGGCGCGACCCTTGGATTTTCCGAAGTCGGATCGGGTGGGCGAGGGGCTGCGGCCGTTGCTTGGGAACTCGGTCTTTCTGACCAACGGGGCGGAATGGCAACGTCAGCGACGGATCATTGACCCGGCGTTTGAGGGCGGACGCCTGCGCGACACGTTCCCGGCGATGTGGGAGGCAGGCGAGGCCTCCGTCGCGCGGATGCCGTCCGGGATTGTGGAAGTCGAAGAGGAGATGAGCCACGCGGCGGCGGATGTGATCTTTCGCACGCTGTTCTCGCTGCCGATCGAGGCAGAGATTGCGACGCGCGTGTTCCAT
It contains:
- a CDS encoding ABC transporter permease — protein: MAQGLSRESKQGLTIVSPALIFALLLLAVPLLTIIAFSFWTQNFLEIDRTFTLENYTEALTDPLYRALMMRSLRIAASVTAVTVILAFPIAYFISFHVRPEKKALWLFLITIPFWTSYLIRIFLWRVILAYDGPINGTLLELGVIEEPLSWILYNANAVVITLAHAFAPFAILPIFVSLEKIDRSLLEAAKDLGEGAVMTFFRVTLPLAMPGVLAAVLIVFIPTVGDYVTPRLVGGSGGTMIANMIYVQIFDLSNRPMGATLAVVAMLTVTITLAWAILHVRFWVHLNDRVGGGLAGLALAGAAATVDIGILWWLWNNGADWFGPAGVLGVMAAIMAGGAIAIAVFLPKGRWGI
- a CDS encoding ABC transporter permease, with amino-acid sequence MRIRPLGIFAVLYLVFLYAPIVLLPIFAFNDGTVIAFPLRGFTWGWFAELANIPALHEATLNSLIIASSVAVLATCLGMFAARAATRYNFPLKGGIMGFIMLPLVLPEVIVAISLLVVLMQLGLETSIFTIILGHTLLCMPFAIAILQGSFAGLDQSLEEAAVDLGETRAGAFRLVILPLVVPGIIASLLICFIISLDEFIIAFFLSGNEPTLPVYLWGQLRFPARLPVVMALGTILVALSIVLLIVADLFRRRGLRKMGQQDAGGFL
- a CDS encoding ABC transporter ATP-binding protein — its product is MTEPLISLSGVNKYYGDYHALRDISAEIGAGEFFSLLGPSGCGKTTLLRAIAGFEEISNGTITLSGKDMAGVPPNLRPTNMVFQSYAIFPHLTVEQNVGFGLRKSGMAAGEKTRAIGEALEMVGLGHLGGRAAHALSGGQRQRVALARALILKPKVLLLDEPLSALDRKMREDMQVELMKLQREVGITFVLVTHDQEEALVMSDRIAVMFEGEIAQLADPEDLYRRPATKRVANFIGVMNFLPAMAGDRLDVAGLGTVDLEGVFSPQGAVAGACSVGLRPETLSLLYEGETAPSREARGVIDEVVYYGDMTYYDVRLDGLQTPVRLSMRNIVGRDVLDVGAQARVAWDPRAMVVFPD
- a CDS encoding sulfurtransferase TusA family protein; protein product: MADPILIDARDLLCPLPVLRLRKVLATIAPGAEVLLSATDPAAHVDVPHFCAEQGHTLLETSEADGATTFHIRRRA
- a CDS encoding cytochrome c biogenesis CcdA family protein, coding for MFGIDLFDASLLPAMLVALAAGVLSFLSPCVLPIVPPYLAYMGGITMTDIQDEARAARRKALLPALFFVMGLSTVFIFLGFTASILGQFFLQNQILLARISGAVVIIFGLHFLGIIRIPLLDREARLDAGDKGGSTLGAYVLGLAFAFGWTPCIGPQLGAILSIAATEASVERGTALLAVYAIGLGLPFLLAAAFIDRAQGLMARMKRHMKLIERIMGGLLVAVGIALMTGAFSAFAFWLLETFPALGQLG